A region from the Sphingobacteriales bacterium genome encodes:
- a CDS encoding OmpA family protein, whose product MIHQNKKIILLLAAVICITSIKAQFLGLRASNFGGVNNVNYNPAIADNRFKVDINLFALDATVSNNYIGLKGKTFNFKNFDDSVNLSENLNGKAKFAYISNTVQLPFSFLVSFGKDMKNNNAIAFSSHLNTIVNVDNLEQDLARNLRWGWGDRAFDIIGNFLGKDHSIKNMGIKGMAWADIGVTYSRVVLDKDKHFLKVGATIKVVKGLGALYAYADQFDYRFDSKDTITLLNADMKIGVSKNLDYFSENSEFDAIGLLKGFVDKDVSKWSAAGDIALVYEFRKDKDKYKYSMDCKDMYYNERDKHFVQVGFSVINIGRLTFTKADSVFDYDVNLTKTGELFNENTLFENWRNLGTRSATDQRTFKIWLPTTINTWIDLNLYKGLGINVAAQINPIPQKKNNVHHLSIVSITPRYDYKWFGAYLPVAIDQLANVQWGLGLRLGPFYIGSQDFFTYLIKKDKRDINIQAGLRITVPNRKTAKDKDKDGVSNKKDLCPNQKGTCESNGCPDRDGDGILDTEDKCPDTPGKKELQGCPDADGDGIIDMEDDCPNQAGPTELRGCPDRDGDGVADKDDNCPDTPGKKELKGCPDRDNDGVIDSEDACPDVAGDKDHAGCPDTDGDGLYDNEDKCITEAGPKENLGCPYPDTDGDGVLDKDDACPTVKGPKENKGCPVQDEKIKKVLLKARSIQFETGKAIIKPVSYPILNEVAKMLKEYSYYDVSIEGHTDNVGKPESNLKLSQGRSKAAMDYLIKQGVEASRMTSSGFGDSKPLGDNKSAAGRAQNRRVEFNLIMK is encoded by the coding sequence ATGATACATCAGAACAAAAAAATCATCTTACTGCTGGCAGCAGTGATATGCATCACCTCCATTAAAGCCCAGTTTCTTGGACTGCGTGCCAGTAATTTTGGCGGTGTAAACAATGTGAATTACAATCCTGCGATTGCGGACAACCGATTTAAAGTTGACATTAACCTGTTTGCACTGGATGCGACCGTCAGCAACAACTACATCGGCCTGAAAGGAAAAACCTTTAATTTTAAAAATTTTGATGACTCCGTCAACCTCTCCGAAAACCTGAATGGCAAGGCAAAATTTGCTTATATCAGCAATACGGTTCAACTCCCATTTTCCTTCCTGGTATCCTTTGGAAAAGACATGAAGAACAATAATGCGATTGCATTTTCTTCCCACCTCAATACGATAGTGAATGTAGATAACCTGGAACAGGATTTGGCCAGAAACCTGCGTTGGGGCTGGGGTGACCGTGCATTTGATATCATCGGAAATTTCTTAGGAAAGGATCATTCCATCAAAAACATGGGTATTAAGGGAATGGCTTGGGCAGATATAGGCGTTACTTATTCCCGAGTAGTTTTAGATAAAGACAAACACTTCCTGAAAGTGGGTGCAACCATTAAAGTAGTAAAGGGATTGGGAGCATTATATGCTTACGCGGATCAATTTGACTATCGCTTCGACAGCAAAGATACCATTACATTATTAAATGCTGACATGAAGATAGGTGTTTCAAAAAACCTGGATTATTTTTCCGAAAATTCTGAATTCGATGCAATTGGCCTGCTTAAGGGATTTGTTGACAAAGATGTCTCAAAATGGTCTGCTGCCGGGGATATCGCTTTAGTGTATGAGTTCAGAAAGGATAAAGATAAGTACAAATACAGCATGGACTGCAAAGACATGTACTATAATGAGAGAGATAAACATTTTGTACAGGTCGGATTTTCCGTCATCAATATCGGGCGCTTAACCTTTACCAAAGCGGACTCTGTATTTGACTATGACGTAAACCTAACAAAGACAGGTGAATTGTTCAATGAAAACACACTGTTCGAAAACTGGCGAAATCTGGGTACCAGATCCGCCACTGACCAGAGAACCTTTAAGATCTGGCTCCCTACCACTATCAATACGTGGATTGACTTAAACCTGTATAAAGGACTTGGCATCAATGTAGCGGCACAAATCAATCCTATTCCGCAAAAGAAAAACAACGTCCATCATTTATCGATCGTGTCTATTACACCAAGATATGACTACAAATGGTTCGGCGCCTATTTACCTGTTGCCATAGATCAGCTTGCAAACGTTCAATGGGGGCTTGGACTGCGCTTAGGACCTTTCTATATAGGCTCACAGGATTTCTTTACCTATCTGATTAAGAAAGATAAGAGAGACATCAATATTCAGGCCGGCTTAAGAATTACGGTTCCAAACAGAAAAACAGCGAAAGATAAAGATAAAGATGGAGTATCCAATAAAAAAGACCTCTGTCCGAATCAGAAAGGAACCTGCGAATCCAACGGTTGCCCGGACAGAGACGGCGACGGCATCCTGGATACTGAAGATAAATGCCCTGACACACCGGGCAAGAAAGAACTGCAGGGTTGTCCGGATGCAGATGGAGACGGCATCATTGACATGGAAGATGACTGCCCTAACCAGGCTGGTCCAACTGAATTAAGAGGATGTCCGGACAGGGACGGAGATGGCGTTGCCGATAAAGATGACAATTGTCCAGATACTCCCGGCAAGAAAGAATTGAAAGGATGCCCGGACAGAGATAATGACGGTGTGATAGACTCAGAAGATGCCTGCCCGGATGTGGCTGGTGATAAGGACCATGCCGGCTGTCCGGATACGGATGGTGATGGATTGTATGACAACGAAGACAAATGTATCACCGAAGCCGGTCCGAAAGAAAACCTTGGATGCCCTTATCCTGATACAGACGGAGACGGTGTCTTGGATAAAGACGATGCCTGTCCTACCGTGAAAGGTCCTAAAGAAAACAAAGGTTGTCCGGTACAGGATGAAAAGATCAAGAAGGTATTGCTGAAAGCACGAAGTATTCAGTTCGAAACCGGCAAAGCCATCATCAAACCTGTTTCCTATCCTATCCTGAATGAAGTGGCTAAGATGCTTAAAGAATACAGCTACTACGATGTCAGCATAGAAGGACATACGGATAATGTAGGCAAACCGGAAAGCAATTTAAAACTTTCTCAGGGTCGTTCTAAAGCAGCGATGGATTACCTGATTAAACAAGGCGTGGAAGCATCCAGAATGACTTCTTCCGGATTTGGTGACTCCAAGCCATTGGGTGATAATAAATCCGCCGCAGGAAGAGCTCAAAACAGACGAGTAGAATTTAATCTGATTATGAAATAA
- a CDS encoding DUF4290 domain-containing protein codes for MNYNTDRNEIEMREYGRHVQKMVDYAVSIPSRTERQKVAENIIQLMGILNPQLRNTADYKHKLWDHIFIISKFKLEVDSPFPIPTEATARIKPSELPYPQQRIKLKHYGKNVEALVSKAKAMEDEGKKEVFTEIIGNFMKMAYKNWSNEEVSNELIKEDMKSLSGGELEISEDMNIESMSRNQPKRKFTPNNKPGNFQNRNQNRNNNNRNNQNRNNQNRNNNNRNRFSK; via the coding sequence ATGAATTATAATACAGACAGAAATGAGATTGAGATGCGTGAATATGGCCGTCACGTACAAAAAATGGTCGATTACGCCGTTTCCATTCCCAGCCGCACAGAACGTCAGAAAGTAGCTGAAAACATTATCCAGCTGATGGGTATCTTAAATCCGCAATTGCGTAATACGGCAGATTACAAGCATAAACTCTGGGATCACATATTCATCATTTCCAAGTTTAAATTAGAGGTAGATTCCCCTTTTCCCATTCCGACCGAGGCAACGGCCAGAATCAAGCCTTCTGAATTGCCTTATCCGCAGCAAAGGATTAAGCTGAAGCATTACGGTAAAAATGTGGAAGCATTGGTTTCTAAGGCAAAAGCGATGGAAGATGAAGGCAAAAAAGAAGTCTTCACAGAGATTATCGGCAACTTCATGAAAATGGCCTACAAGAACTGGAGCAATGAGGAGGTAAGCAATGAATTGATAAAAGAGGATATGAAATCACTGTCCGGCGGTGAACTGGAGATCAGCGAGGATATGAACATTGAGAGCATGTCCCGAAACCAGCCGAAGCGCAAGTTCACACCCAACAATAAGCCGGGTAACTTCCAGAACCGCAATCAGAACCGCAATAACAATAACAGAAATAATCAGAACCGAAATAATCAGAACCGCAACAACAATAACCGCAATCGTTTTAGCAAATAA
- the murA gene encoding UDP-N-acetylglucosamine 1-carboxyvinyltransferase: MQADAFEVNGGKPLSGTIIPQGAKNEALQIVSAVLLSDQDITISNIPHILDVNVLIELLQEMGVRVAKQNTDTYTFNAKNVDPDILLTENFKKRAGHLRGSVMILGPLLARFKRAYLPTPGGDKIGRRRLDTHFLGFVELGAKYHFDKEKSFYSLTTEKLIGKYILLEEPSVTGTANIVMAAVLAEGETTIFNAACEPYLQQLCSMLNRMGAKIAGIGSNLLKIEGVKKLDGTTHRLLPDMIEIGSFIGLAAMTKSNITIKDARVDMLGLIPAYFKKLGIQLEIIGDDIVVHGQEHYEIHTFIDGSILTIADGPWPLFTPDLLSIMLVTATQADGSVLIHQKMFESRLFFVDKLIDMGAKIILCDPHRATVIGINREYPLRGINMSSPDIRAGVALLIAALSAEGKSIISNIHQIDRGYQHIDERLRNLGADIKRL, from the coding sequence ATGCAGGCAGATGCGTTTGAAGTAAATGGCGGTAAGCCATTAAGCGGGACCATCATTCCGCAGGGAGCCAAAAATGAAGCACTCCAGATAGTATCGGCAGTGCTGTTATCCGACCAGGATATTACCATATCCAATATCCCCCATATTCTAGATGTCAATGTACTGATAGAACTCTTGCAGGAGATGGGTGTGCGGGTGGCCAAACAAAATACAGACACTTATACGTTTAATGCAAAGAATGTCGATCCTGATATCTTGCTGACAGAAAATTTTAAGAAAAGGGCAGGTCATTTACGTGGTTCGGTCATGATTTTAGGCCCTTTGCTGGCTCGTTTTAAGAGAGCCTACCTGCCTACGCCGGGTGGAGATAAAATTGGACGCAGGCGATTGGATACGCACTTTTTAGGGTTTGTAGAATTAGGCGCAAAATATCATTTTGACAAGGAAAAATCATTTTATTCATTAACAACGGAAAAATTAATTGGAAAATACATTTTACTCGAAGAACCTTCTGTAACCGGAACAGCGAACATTGTCATGGCTGCTGTGCTGGCAGAAGGGGAGACGACCATCTTTAATGCAGCCTGTGAGCCCTATCTCCAGCAATTATGCTCGATGCTTAACAGAATGGGCGCAAAAATAGCGGGAATAGGTTCGAATCTGCTGAAGATTGAAGGTGTTAAGAAGCTGGACGGTACAACGCACCGTTTACTGCCCGATATGATAGAAATCGGCAGCTTTATCGGACTGGCGGCGATGACTAAGTCCAATATTACCATAAAAGATGCACGGGTAGATATGCTCGGCCTGATTCCAGCCTATTTTAAAAAACTGGGAATACAACTGGAAATCATAGGTGACGATATCGTAGTGCATGGTCAGGAACATTACGAAATCCATACTTTTATAGATGGTTCCATCCTGACTATAGCAGACGGCCCTTGGCCGCTTTTTACACCCGATTTGCTGAGTATTATGCTGGTGACTGCCACACAGGCGGACGGCAGTGTGCTGATTCATCAGAAAATGTTTGAAAGCCGGCTGTTCTTTGTCGATAAATTGATTGACATGGGTGCCAAAATAATCTTGTGCGACCCTCATAGGGCGACTGTCATAGGCATTAACCGCGAATATCCCTTGCGCGGTATCAACATGTCCTCGCCCGATATCAGGGCAGGGGTAGCGCTGCTGATTGCAGCCCTTTCTGCCGAAGGGAAAAGCATCATTTCCAATATCCACCAGATAGACAGAGGGTATCAGCACATCGACGAGCGCCTGAGGAATCTGGGTGCCGATATTAAGAGATTGTAA